In Devosia sp. XK-2, one DNA window encodes the following:
- a CDS encoding Hpt domain-containing protein has translation MAQRAIVEDARSQSQQKPVRPVDLVHLTKQCLGDEHLELEVLRLFDTTLSTYFGRLKLATAFDDLAINLHSIKGAAAGVGAWGVSDLAAGLEKDLRAGRPLTPERIADLSIAVEEVRDFIARMLVTQEA, from the coding sequence GTGGCGCAGAGAGCAATCGTCGAGGACGCGCGGTCCCAATCACAGCAAAAACCCGTGCGGCCCGTGGACCTGGTGCATCTGACCAAGCAATGCCTGGGGGATGAACATCTCGAGCTGGAAGTGCTGCGCCTTTTCGATACGACGCTTTCGACCTATTTCGGCCGTCTCAAGCTGGCCACGGCATTTGACGACCTGGCGATCAACCTCCATTCCATCAAGGGGGCGGCAGCCGGCGTGGGCGCCTGGGGTGTATCCGACCTGGCGGCCGGGCTCGAAAAGGATCTTCGGGCGGGACGCCCGCTGACGCCAGAGCGGATTGCCGATCTCAGTATTGCGGTGGAGGAAGTGCGTGACTTCATTGCGCGCATGCTCGTCACCCAAGAGGCCTGA